The following proteins come from a genomic window of Gottfriedia acidiceleris:
- a CDS encoding flavin monoamine oxidase family protein produces the protein MINIIQNGLTKTGSSKSVIIIGGGISGLVSASLLKEAGHQVTIIEANRRIGGRIYTKREPFLDYQYVDLGAMRIPSIHHLTFALINKLNLQVNEFINSTPNDLIYANNVLTNQKTYESNPDILKYSVAPNEKGKTAVELLLSAVGPVIDFINQDPIKNWKIIIDKYDQYSMENFLKYNPIGTSLSTGAIDMIKTIVGLEGFPELGFTAILREVIVLLTPNLKLYEITGGTDYLVRAFLPQLRDNIILNERVTRIIQGNSKVTIHTENEILTRQKQYECDYVISTIPFSLFNFVDIFPYESISDIKWKVIRELHYADSTKIAIQFRTKFWEKLGLVGGKLTTDLPIKFSYFPSHDFGFETGIMLASYTWEDDATIWDSMKNNKRIDKALANLSIIFGDVVYKEFLVGYSQSWTQFSFSGGAFVMYKPNQQRELGPFISTPEGRIHFGGSHASSTPGWVQGAIESGIRTANEVNNL, from the coding sequence ATGATTAATATTATTCAAAATGGCTTAACAAAAACGGGTTCGTCAAAGAGTGTAATAATTATCGGTGGTGGAATATCAGGATTAGTTTCTGCGTCATTATTAAAAGAAGCAGGTCATCAGGTTACTATTATTGAGGCAAATAGAAGAATAGGTGGACGAATTTACACAAAAAGAGAACCTTTTCTTGATTACCAATATGTTGACCTTGGTGCTATGCGTATCCCTTCAATTCACCATTTGACATTTGCACTAATAAATAAATTAAATTTACAAGTAAATGAATTTATTAATAGTACTCCAAATGATTTAATATATGCTAATAATGTACTAACAAATCAAAAAACGTATGAATCAAACCCAGATATCTTAAAGTATTCTGTTGCGCCAAATGAAAAAGGAAAAACAGCAGTAGAGTTACTCTTATCTGCAGTCGGCCCAGTGATCGATTTTATAAATCAAGATCCTATCAAAAACTGGAAAATCATTATTGATAAATACGATCAATATTCAATGGAAAACTTTTTGAAATACAATCCCATAGGAACTTCCTTATCAACTGGAGCAATCGATATGATTAAAACAATTGTAGGTTTGGAAGGTTTCCCGGAACTTGGATTTACGGCTATATTACGAGAAGTTATTGTACTTTTAACGCCAAATTTAAAGCTTTATGAAATTACAGGAGGAACTGATTACCTTGTAAGAGCGTTTTTACCACAATTGAGGGACAATATTATACTGAATGAAAGGGTTACAAGAATTATACAAGGAAATTCTAAAGTAACCATCCATACTGAAAATGAAATATTGACAAGACAGAAGCAGTATGAATGTGACTATGTTATTTCTACAATCCCTTTTTCTTTATTTAACTTTGTAGATATATTTCCATATGAGTCTATTTCTGATATTAAATGGAAAGTTATTAGAGAATTGCATTATGCAGATTCAACTAAAATTGCTATACAATTCAGAACAAAATTTTGGGAAAAATTAGGTTTGGTTGGTGGTAAATTAACAACAGATTTGCCAATCAAATTTTCCTATTTTCCTAGCCATGATTTTGGTTTTGAAACAGGAATTATGTTAGCAAGCTACACGTGGGAAGATGATGCTACTATTTGGGATAGTATGAAAAATAATAAGCGTATTGATAAAGCATTAGCTAATCTATCAATTATTTTTGGGGATGTAGTTTATAAAGAATTTTTAGTAGGTTATTCGCAAAGTTGGACTCAATTTTCATTTTCAGGTGGAGCATTTGTGATGTATAAACCAAACCAACAAAGAGAACTCGGTCCATTTATTAGTACACCTGAAGGCAGAATTCATTTTGGTGGATCTCATGCATCATCTACTCCTGGATGGGTGCAAGGTGCAATCGAATCAGGAATCCGTACTGCTAATGAAGTTAATAATCTATAA
- a CDS encoding GAF domain-containing protein, whose amino-acid sequence MFQKVEYSGTKEQQYNTLTAQVKALIDGEHNLIANLANTSALLNQFLHQINWVGFYLKDGDRNELVLGPFVGLPACVRIPYGKGVCGTSAQTKTVQRIDNVHDFPGHIACDAASNSEIVIPLMHNDEVIGVLDIDSPEFNRFDETDQKYLQAIVNLIEETIR is encoded by the coding sequence ATGTTTCAAAAAGTCGAATATTCAGGTACAAAAGAACAACAATATAATACTCTAACAGCTCAAGTTAAAGCTTTAATAGATGGTGAACATAACCTAATTGCTAATTTAGCAAATACATCTGCCCTATTAAATCAGTTTTTACACCAAATAAATTGGGTTGGATTTTATTTAAAAGATGGAGATCGAAATGAATTAGTTTTAGGCCCATTTGTAGGTCTTCCTGCGTGTGTGCGTATACCATACGGTAAGGGAGTTTGCGGTACATCTGCTCAAACAAAAACAGTTCAAAGAATCGATAATGTTCACGATTTCCCAGGCCACATCGCATGTGACGCTGCATCTAATTCAGAAATCGTTATTCCTTTAATGCATAACGATGAAGTAATTGGCGTATTAGATATCGATAGTCCGGAATTCAATCGTTTTGATGAAACGGATCAAAAATATCTTCAAGCAATCGTAAATTTAATTGAAGAAACAATTAGATAA
- the refZ gene encoding forespore capture DNA-binding protein RefZ produces MEQDKLATKKKVIEAALTLFKINGYHGTSVRDISKKANVNIATISYYFKGKQGLLEHIIVDFLEGYVEILDKHCLSLYDKNANLILMNLVGEVLNYYFLKKEYASIFYRELTIDSVFIREIMITYLARERFTFTQIYDAIRMSNAKLTMPFSVFFVQLKSFLSTPYLFPGYLNEVLYIQQNDVYFFERYKEYVEKWIESLFDMDERLVSRVELSS; encoded by the coding sequence ATGGAGCAAGATAAACTTGCAACAAAGAAGAAAGTCATCGAGGCAGCGCTTACGTTATTTAAAATTAATGGATACCATGGTACTTCAGTAAGGGATATTTCTAAAAAAGCAAATGTAAATATTGCGACGATTTCATATTATTTTAAAGGTAAACAAGGTTTACTTGAACATATCATAGTAGATTTTTTAGAAGGATACGTTGAAATTTTAGATAAACACTGTTTGTCATTGTATGATAAAAACGCAAATTTAATTTTAATGAATCTTGTTGGTGAAGTACTCAATTATTACTTTTTAAAAAAGGAATATGCTTCAATTTTTTACAGAGAGCTGACAATCGACTCTGTCTTCATTCGTGAGATTATGATTACCTATTTAGCAAGAGAACGTTTTACTTTTACTCAAATTTATGATGCTATTCGTATGTCTAATGCGAAACTAACTATGCCATTTTCAGTTTTTTTCGTCCAATTAAAATCCTTCCTTTCAACACCGTACTTATTTCCAGGCTATTTAAATGAAGTATTGTATATACAGCAAAATGATGTGTATTTTTTTGAAAGATATAAAGAGTATGTTGAGAAGTGGATTGAATCACTATTTGATATGGATGAGAGACTAGTTAGTCGAGTAGAACTTTCATCCTAA
- the ezrA gene encoding septation ring formation regulator EzrA translates to MTMTFYVILVVIAIVIALMIVALTIRQRLFKKLDELEAWRMQLMSKPVTDELSKLKALNMTGQTEELFDKWRTDWDELVTTFLPKVTDSISEIDEAINKYHFMKAKAGISEIEGSLTEAESSIDKILNEVSDLVGSEEQNNSDIEMLNQEYLEQRKLLLTHRHLYSISETQLEQKMDDIKQQIQLFNDTTEKGNYLEARGLVKEISDQVHILKTNMSIIPDLYIESSTTMPSQIHNLTDGLKQMKADGYVLDFEALENETIDCSKICIDCVELIKKLEITEAIDKLEFVKAKVDSIYDLLEKEVESKFIVEKEIWTSQEEIQSIREDNLKTKEETQLVQQIYELSDEDTQAQKMVEKQVSIITKRFELLQIRVAEQDLAFSVIREELDLLKKQMEDVKESHLMYVEMLKALRKDELQARDQLIEMKRLMLEVKRLVQISNLPGMPVSSMKQIQDAQESMQIVYLELEKKPLKMAHVSFLLEKAAAAVQVCYNDTKYMIEQGYFVEKVIQYGNRYRSKNVQMAASMDKAEQLFREFQYNEALEEAAVSIEKIEPGAIDKLQEILNEQKYTLPL, encoded by the coding sequence ATGACAATGACATTCTATGTAATTTTAGTCGTAATAGCTATTGTTATCGCATTAATGATTGTAGCCTTAACAATTCGACAACGTTTATTCAAAAAACTCGATGAACTTGAAGCGTGGAGAATGCAGTTAATGAGTAAGCCAGTTACGGATGAACTTTCAAAGCTAAAGGCCTTAAATATGACCGGCCAAACGGAAGAGCTTTTTGATAAATGGAGAACCGATTGGGATGAACTAGTGACAACTTTTTTACCGAAAGTAACTGATTCCATCTCAGAAATAGATGAGGCAATTAATAAATATCATTTCATGAAAGCTAAAGCAGGGATTAGTGAAATTGAGGGAAGCCTAACTGAAGCTGAATCAAGCATCGATAAAATTCTAAATGAGGTAAGCGACCTAGTAGGTAGCGAAGAACAAAATAATTCGGATATTGAAATGTTAAACCAAGAGTATCTTGAGCAAAGAAAGCTTTTATTAACTCATCGTCATTTATATTCAATTTCTGAAACTCAGTTGGAACAAAAAATGGATGATATTAAACAACAAATCCAACTATTTAATGATACAACTGAAAAAGGAAACTATTTAGAAGCAAGAGGCTTAGTGAAAGAAATTTCTGATCAAGTACATATACTGAAAACAAATATGTCAATCATTCCGGATTTATATATTGAATCTTCTACTACAATGCCCTCTCAAATACATAATTTAACTGATGGTTTAAAGCAAATGAAAGCAGACGGGTATGTGCTTGATTTTGAAGCATTAGAAAATGAAACAATTGATTGTTCTAAAATATGTATCGACTGTGTCGAATTAATTAAAAAACTAGAAATCACAGAAGCGATTGACAAGCTTGAATTTGTAAAAGCAAAAGTCGATTCAATCTATGATTTGTTAGAAAAAGAAGTAGAGAGTAAATTTATAGTAGAAAAAGAAATATGGACTTCTCAGGAAGAAATTCAAAGTATTCGAGAAGATAATTTAAAAACAAAAGAAGAGACTCAATTAGTTCAGCAAATTTATGAACTAAGTGATGAAGATACTCAAGCTCAAAAGATGGTTGAAAAGCAAGTAAGTATCATTACAAAACGCTTTGAATTATTGCAGATCCGTGTAGCAGAACAAGATCTTGCATTTTCTGTAATAAGAGAAGAATTAGATTTACTAAAAAAGCAAATGGAAGATGTTAAAGAATCTCATTTGATGTATGTTGAAATGCTAAAAGCACTTCGAAAAGATGAATTACAAGCTCGTGATCAATTAATTGAAATGAAACGATTAATGTTAGAGGTCAAACGTCTTGTTCAAATTTCTAATTTACCTGGTATGCCAGTTTCTTCTATGAAACAAATACAAGATGCTCAAGAAAGTATGCAAATTGTTTATTTGGAATTAGAGAAAAAGCCATTAAAAATGGCGCATGTATCATTTTTACTAGAAAAAGCAGCAGCTGCTGTACAAGTTTGCTATAATGATACGAAATACATGATTGAACAAGGATATTTCGTAGAAAAAGTGATACAATATGGAAATCGCTATAGAAGTAAAAATGTACAAATGGCAGCGTCAATGGACAAGGCAGAGCAATTATTTAGAGAATTTCAATATAACGAAGCTCTAGAAGAAGCTGCCGTTTCAATTGAAAAAATTGAACCTGGTGCAATCGATAAATTACAAGAAATACTAAATGAACAAAAGTACACACTACCCCTATAG
- a CDS encoding cysteine desulfurase family protein produces MIYFDNSATTKPYKEVLDTYITVSDQFFGNPSSIHKLGGRSEQLLSKARNQIAELLSVQPSEIIFTSGGTEGNNLAIKGTAMMHRSRGKHLITTEIEHPSIYEAYKQLEDLGFEVTYLSPNKDGFISVDQLKNALRDDTILVSVIHVNNETGAIQPIAEIGRLLTDYPKVFFHVDAVQGVGKVPLNIKQAAIDLLSISGHKFHSVKGTGILYIREGVTLSSLMTGGSQEREIRSGTENLAGIVAMAKALRITLEKQKTMHEHLYNMRNELIQNIEMIDNAVLNSPQSNFAPHIINISFVGLKPEVIVHALSEENVFISTKSACSSKTFEISRVLQSMGKSEKVASSAVRISLSYENTMSEVEQFNIIIKEVIKNLYKVMG; encoded by the coding sequence ATGATTTATTTTGATAATAGCGCGACTACTAAACCTTATAAAGAGGTATTAGACACATATATTACTGTTTCGGATCAGTTTTTTGGAAATCCCTCTTCAATTCATAAGCTAGGTGGACGCTCAGAGCAATTACTCTCAAAAGCTAGAAACCAAATTGCAGAGCTTTTATCAGTTCAACCATCAGAAATCATCTTTACATCAGGTGGAACAGAGGGGAATAATTTAGCAATAAAAGGAACTGCCATGATGCATCGTTCAAGAGGGAAGCATTTAATTACGACTGAAATTGAACATCCGTCAATTTATGAAGCTTATAAACAATTAGAGGATCTAGGTTTTGAAGTAACCTACTTATCCCCAAACAAAGATGGGTTTATTTCTGTTGACCAATTAAAAAATGCGTTAAGAGATGATACGATATTAGTTTCTGTCATTCATGTAAATAATGAAACAGGAGCAATTCAACCGATCGCCGAAATTGGGCGATTATTAACGGATTATCCAAAAGTATTTTTCCATGTGGACGCTGTTCAAGGGGTAGGGAAAGTACCATTAAATATTAAACAAGCTGCGATCGATTTATTATCTATCTCTGGTCATAAATTTCATAGTGTAAAAGGAACTGGAATTTTATATATTAGAGAAGGTGTAACATTATCATCTTTAATGACAGGTGGATCACAGGAACGTGAGATTCGTTCAGGTACGGAAAACCTAGCAGGAATTGTTGCGATGGCTAAAGCGCTAAGAATCACGCTAGAAAAACAAAAAACAATGCATGAACACTTATATAACATGAGAAACGAACTCATTCAAAATATAGAGATGATTGACAACGCTGTATTGAATTCACCACAATCAAATTTTGCTCCTCATATAATAAATATTTCATTTGTAGGATTAAAGCCTGAGGTAATTGTACATGCTCTATCTGAAGAAAATGTTTTTATTTCTACAAAATCAGCATGTTCTTCTAAAACTTTTGAAATAAGCCGAGTACTTCAAAGTATGGGTAAGAGCGAAAAAGTAGCAAGTAGTGCTGTCAGAATAAGTCTTTCTTATGAAAATACAATGAGTGAAGTAGAGCAGTTTAACATAATAATTAAAGAAGTAATTAAAAATTTATATAAAGTAATGGGGTAA
- the thiI gene encoding tRNA uracil 4-sulfurtransferase ThiI: MNVEYILIRYGEMTTKGKNRGRFTSILRENVRNRLKNFDKIKITATRDRMYIKLNGEDHEKVAANLKEVFGIHTFSYARKVDTELEAIKKGALEAINELGDSVKTFKVNVQRSYKQFPLNTPQLNRELGGYILQNTEHLTVDVHQPDVAVRVEVRDDATYITCGEEFGAGGYPVGVGGKVMLLLSGGIDSPVAAYMLLKRGVSIEAIHFESPPFTSDRAKQKVMDLASKLTRYCRRVTLHVIPFTEIQKAIHKEMPASYTMTIMRRVMLRIAEQVSVERKALALATGESLGQVASQTLESMHTINEVTNYPVLRPLLAMDKLEIMDIAKKIDTYDISIRPYEDCCTIFTPANPTTKPKRDKVARYESRFDFTELINEAVVNRESIIFENEMIRNQTSTKEEEIDIDALL; encoded by the coding sequence ATGAATGTAGAATATATTTTAATTCGCTATGGAGAAATGACTACAAAAGGAAAAAATCGTGGTCGATTTACAAGTATATTAAGAGAAAATGTTCGAAATCGATTAAAAAATTTTGATAAAATTAAAATCACTGCTACGCGTGATCGTATGTATATAAAATTAAATGGTGAAGATCATGAGAAGGTTGCTGCCAATCTTAAAGAAGTTTTTGGAATTCATACATTTAGTTATGCTAGAAAAGTTGATACTGAATTAGAGGCAATTAAAAAAGGTGCTCTTGAGGCTATTAACGAGCTTGGTGATAGTGTTAAAACGTTTAAAGTTAACGTACAACGTAGTTATAAACAATTCCCATTAAACACGCCACAGTTAAATCGCGAGCTAGGTGGGTATATTCTTCAAAATACAGAACACTTAACTGTAGATGTTCATCAGCCAGATGTAGCTGTTCGAGTAGAAGTGCGTGATGATGCTACTTATATAACTTGTGGAGAAGAATTTGGTGCAGGTGGCTATCCAGTTGGAGTCGGCGGAAAAGTTATGTTATTACTATCTGGAGGAATAGATAGTCCAGTAGCAGCGTACATGTTGTTAAAACGAGGCGTGTCAATAGAAGCGATTCATTTTGAAAGTCCTCCTTTTACGAGTGATCGTGCAAAACAAAAAGTAATGGATTTAGCAAGTAAACTAACTAGATATTGTAGAAGAGTGACTTTACATGTAATACCATTTACTGAAATCCAAAAAGCAATTCATAAAGAAATGCCTGCAAGCTACACAATGACAATTATGAGACGTGTTATGCTTAGAATTGCAGAGCAAGTTTCTGTTGAACGAAAAGCACTTGCTTTAGCAACTGGTGAAAGTTTAGGTCAAGTGGCAAGCCAAACATTAGAAAGTATGCATACAATCAATGAAGTAACTAATTATCCAGTTTTAAGACCACTATTAGCTATGGATAAATTAGAAATCATGGATATTGCTAAAAAAATTGATACGTATGATATCAGTATTAGACCATATGAGGATTGCTGTACAATTTTTACTCCAGCTAATCCAACTACAAAACCAAAACGTGATAAAGTGGCTCGTTACGAGAGTCGTTTTGACTTTACTGAACTAATAAATGAAGCGGTAGTTAATAGAGAATCAATCATTTTTGAGAACGAAATGATTCGAAATCAAACGTCAACAAAAGAAGAAGAAATTGATATTGACGCACTTTTATAA
- a CDS encoding alpha/beta-type small acid-soluble spore protein → MSNRNNSGSNQLLVDGAENALNQMKYEIATEFGVNLGPDTTSRANGSVGGEITKRLVQMAEQSLGGFSR, encoded by the coding sequence ATGTCAAATAGAAATAATTCAGGTAGCAATCAATTATTAGTTGATGGTGCTGAGAATGCTTTAAACCAAATGAAGTATGAAATCGCTACAGAATTTGGTGTAAACCTTGGCCCTGATACAACTTCTCGTGCGAATGGATCTGTTGGTGGTGAAATCACAAAACGTTTAGTACAAATGGCTGAACAAAGCCTTGGTGGATTTTCTCGATAA
- a CDS encoding aldose 1-epimerase family protein, whose protein sequence is MSYIENEFIKITTKSKGAELTGIYTKKDNLNYLWNADPAYWGRHAPVLFPNVGKLIDNKYKVDNKVYELSQHGFARDMDFQLTEMKEDYINYELMSSEQTLLKYPFEFSLNINYKIRNNTVFIKYVVTNKDQKSMPFSIGAHPAFNIPLKEDETFKDYYLQFEEEERLETIKLEGSYRNGKRELIGQNIKNLPLTRELFKDDALIFEKLKKNELTIRSKNHSNKIKVHFEGFPYVGIWTTQKAPFLCIEPWYGIADEIGPIKEMKNRLGIQMLNPSETFTCTYSITVENG, encoded by the coding sequence ATGTCATATATTGAAAATGAATTTATTAAAATTACAACTAAATCAAAGGGAGCAGAGTTGACGGGTATCTATACAAAAAAAGATAATTTAAATTATTTGTGGAATGCTGATCCAGCTTATTGGGGGAGACATGCACCAGTTTTATTTCCGAATGTAGGTAAATTAATTGATAATAAATATAAAGTAGATAATAAAGTCTATGAGCTTTCTCAACATGGTTTTGCAAGAGATATGGATTTTCAATTAACTGAAATGAAAGAAGACTATATAAACTATGAGCTAATGAGTAGTGAACAAACGCTTTTAAAATATCCATTTGAATTTTCATTAAATATTAATTATAAGATTAGGAATAATACTGTTTTTATTAAATATGTTGTAACGAATAAGGATCAGAAATCAATGCCATTTTCAATAGGGGCTCATCCAGCGTTTAACATACCTCTGAAGGAAGATGAAACATTTAAGGATTATTACTTACAGTTTGAAGAGGAAGAAAGATTAGAAACAATTAAATTAGAAGGATCATACAGAAATGGTAAAAGAGAACTAATCGGTCAAAATATTAAAAACTTACCATTAACTCGTGAACTATTTAAGGATGATGCATTAATTTTTGAAAAACTTAAAAAAAACGAGCTGACAATTCGTTCGAAAAATCATAGTAATAAAATCAAAGTTCATTTTGAAGGGTTTCCATACGTTGGAATATGGACTACACAAAAAGCACCTTTTCTATGTATTGAGCCATGGTACGGAATTGCAGATGAAATCGGCCCAATAAAAGAAATGAAAAATAGACTTGGTATTCAAATGCTTAATCCAAGTGAAACTTTTACTTGTACATACAGCATTACAGTTGAAAATGGTTGA
- the mbcS gene encoding acyl-CoA synthetase MbcS codes for MNSTSLIAPKVYNLVWEIEKFASTDKVALKWVDLNGESHQLTYKELYNKVHQYAFTFKNSGIEKGDKLFVMMPRCVETYVVYLAILKIGCVVIPGSEMLTVKDIQYRLEHSEVKAIVSHDEYIGTFSDIAKTGKYKLFTIHNQQTVWTSLNDQAISGAHVLTVETKSDDLAFISYTSGTTGNPKGVVHTHSWGYAHIRTVASNWLDVTEDDTVWATAGPGWQKWIWSPFLATLGSGATGFFYEGKFDADTFLTLLKEQNITVFCSTPTEYRFMAKVENLDQYQLPTLRSAVSAGEPLNQEVIRTFKKHFNVDVRDGYGQTENTLLIGTMKDIKAKVGSMGIPTPGNLVEIVNDEGNPIGVNEVGHIAVHLSSPALFKHYYNDMERTKAQRKGEYYLTGDRAKKDEDGYYWFDGRSDDIIISSGYTIGPFEIEDALVQHKLVKECAVVASPDPLRGNVVKAFVVLTENVTNQDDLVSELQEHVKKITAPYKYPRKIEFVQELPKTTSGKIRRVELRAMEQLRESN; via the coding sequence ATGAACAGTACAAGTCTAATCGCTCCAAAAGTTTATAATCTCGTTTGGGAAATTGAAAAATTTGCTTCAACTGATAAAGTGGCGTTAAAGTGGGTTGACCTAAATGGAGAATCCCATCAATTAACATATAAGGAACTATATAATAAAGTTCACCAATATGCTTTTACATTTAAAAATAGTGGCATCGAAAAAGGGGACAAACTTTTTGTCATGATGCCAAGATGTGTTGAGACTTATGTAGTTTATTTAGCTATTTTAAAAATTGGATGTGTTGTAATCCCAGGATCTGAAATGTTAACGGTTAAGGATATTCAATACCGTCTTGAACATAGTGAAGTAAAAGCGATTGTATCGCATGATGAATATATAGGTACTTTTAGCGATATTGCTAAAACTGGAAAATATAAATTATTTACGATTCATAACCAACAAACAGTGTGGACTTCATTAAATGACCAAGCAATTAGTGGAGCACATGTATTAACTGTGGAAACAAAAAGTGATGACTTAGCGTTTATCTCATATACGTCAGGAACGACTGGCAATCCAAAAGGTGTTGTACACACCCACAGTTGGGGATATGCACATATTCGTACAGTTGCTTCGAATTGGCTGGATGTGACAGAAGATGATACTGTATGGGCAACTGCAGGGCCAGGATGGCAAAAGTGGATTTGGAGTCCATTTTTAGCGACATTAGGCAGTGGGGCAACAGGATTCTTTTATGAAGGGAAATTTGATGCAGATACTTTCCTAACATTGTTAAAGGAGCAAAATATAACAGTATTTTGTAGTACGCCAACGGAATATCGATTTATGGCAAAGGTTGAAAATCTAGATCAATATCAATTACCTACATTAAGAAGTGCTGTATCAGCAGGAGAACCTTTAAATCAAGAAGTAATCCGTACATTCAAAAAGCATTTCAATGTTGATGTAAGAGATGGTTATGGACAAACTGAAAATACATTATTAATCGGAACGATGAAGGATATTAAGGCAAAAGTAGGTTCAATGGGAATTCCAACGCCAGGTAACTTAGTTGAAATCGTTAATGATGAAGGAAATCCAATCGGGGTTAATGAAGTAGGGCATATCGCAGTACATTTAAGCTCACCAGCATTATTTAAACATTATTATAATGATATGGAACGTACAAAAGCTCAAAGAAAAGGTGAGTATTATTTAACGGGTGACCGAGCTAAGAAAGATGAAGATGGCTACTATTGGTTTGATGGACGTAGTGACGACATAATTATTAGTTCTGGTTATACAATTGGTCCTTTTGAAATAGAAGATGCGTTGGTACAACATAAGCTTGTAAAAGAATGTGCAGTGGTTGCTAGTCCAGATCCATTACGTGGTAATGTTGTGAAAGCATTTGTTGTTTTGACTGAAAATGTTACAAATCAAGATGACTTAGTATCTGAACTACAAGAACACGTGAAGAAAATTACTGCTCCATATAAATATCCACGTAAAATTGAATTTGTCCAAGAGCTACCAAAAACAACTTCTGGTAAAATTCGCCGAGTAGAATTACGCGCGATGGAACAATTACGTGAATCGAATTAA